TCGGGCATTATGTCGATGCAAATACCGAATCTCTTTCCGTTCACTACCATCCAATCCATGACGAGAACGGCAATGTGATGAGTCGTATTGCCAAAACGGAAGGTGGAGGCCCTTGCGGCGATGGTGTAGGTGGCGGAATCCACTGACGCTCCGTCGTAAATGTAGGGCAGACTTCGCTAGCGAAGCCCCTACAGCCGACCGTATCATCTTCCAGAGGATCGCAACGAATGTTCTACCACGACCTACAGAACTGTAAATTTTGGAGCCGTCCGATCTCCTTGCGGGCATTCACTCACGGCACTCAAATCAGCCGAAAACCCTATTAGTTACTAGGCTCCTCTCTCGTCCATCGTATACGTGCAATACCACTGGTGTCCAGTTAAGGACGATTCGAGAGTTCCTATCTTGTTCACAACGAGTGCTTAATGGATAAAAAGGCATGTGACGCATTTGAACGTGCTGGCCGACCGTGGTCGAGTTCATTCTCAATAAGGGATGAACTCCGGACGCCTGATTTTCACCCAGATCACCGATCTCATCCATCGCGAACAGTTCAACCGCTGCATGTTGCTGCACCCGATGCCAAGGGCGAGTAAAAGTATGACCGCTCGCGACCAGTTTCTCGCCATGGCCTTCGCCCAGATGACCTTCAGGGAGAGTCTGCGCGATATCGAAGCGTGCCTGGACGGTTGCGCTCATTGCTACGCGATGGGTATTCGCGGGAAGATCGTCCGGACCAATCTCGCCTACGCGAACGAGAATCGGGATTGGCGCGTCTACGAAGCTCTCGGCCAAATACTGATTCGCAAAGCCCGCCGATTGTATGTCGAAGATTCCAACGGATTGGACATCGAGGAGATGGTTTACGCGCTCGATGCCTCGACCATCGACTTGTGC
This genomic stretch from Puniceicoccus vermicola harbors:
- a CDS encoding DUF4372 domain-containing protein, giving the protein MNSGRLIFTQITDLIHREQFNRCMLLHPMPRASKSMTARDQFLAMAFAQMTFRESLRDIEACLDGCAHCYAMGIRGKIVRTNLAYANENRDWRVYEALGQILIRKARRLYVEDSNGLDIEEMVYALDASTIDLC